The Oenanthe melanoleuca isolate GR-GAL-2019-014 chromosome 15, OMel1.0, whole genome shotgun sequence genome contains a region encoding:
- the EIF4ENIF1 gene encoding eukaryotic translation initiation factor 4E transporter isoform X5, whose product MDKRGGATETENGDAFLELNRTATKYPHRYTKEELLDIKERPYSKKRPSCLSEKYDSDGVWDPEKWHASLYPTSGRTSPVESFKKDLDSDRTSLMRRIVDPRERVKEDDLDVVLSPQRRSFGGGCHVTASVSSRRAGSPLEKDSDGVRVIGGRRIGSGRIISSRNFDKDHRGGDSRDVRDRDRDRDYKDKRFRREFGDSKRVFGERRRNDSYTEEEPEWFSAGPTSQSETIELTGFDDKILEEDHKGRKRTRRRTASLKEGIECNGGVAEEDEVQTVLANEAPADQEVPREAVLQEPAPGEFDFNEFFNLDKSVPGLASMIEDVLGEGSVSASRFSRWFSNPSRSGSRSSSLRSTPHEELERLAGLEQAILSPGQNSGNYFAPIPLEDHSENKVDILEMLQKAKVDLKPLLSSLSANKEKLRESTHSGVVLSVEEVEAGLKGLKVDQEGKIATPFMAEQMEEALNVSGSRQLKKDGDMTAFNKLVSSMKASGTLPSQPKVNQSLESHLMSPPEMSGQPLSKNILQELLGPPISRPASSNVLSGLIGGLEPAASLLTQRAPSPPIPPVFPTRAASADYLRHRISSPIGFGQGSQQLLGDPFPGVRKPMSPVAAQMSPLEIQQAALEGLALPHDLAIHAANFYQHGFGKPQMDKSRDGYRNRQQRVTKSPAPGHRGNASSPAPAASITSMLSPSFTPTSVIRKMYESKEKSKEDPVSGKMKISDVKDENQRPNEGLVQRMMAQGVHPQHLPLLQAGMLPPGVDLSHLQGISAPILGQPFYPLPTASHHILNPRSGTPLQLAMMQQQLQRSGSGAQGSPAGAQTAPQNVLPRTGLSHGHTQLDHRPSQRSSSPIGLAKWFGSDVLQQPLPSMPSKVISVDELEYRQ is encoded by the exons ATGGATAAAAGAGGAGGTGcaacagaaactgaaaatggCGATGCTTTCCTGGAGCTGAACAGAACTGCAACTAAATACCCACATCGTTACACAAAG gaggAACTGCTGGATATTAAAGAGCGTCCCTACTCTAAGAAAAGACCTTCTtgtctttctgaaaaatatgacaG tgATGGTGTCTGGGATCCAGAGAAGTGGCATGCATCTTTATATCCAACTTCAGGAAGAACTTCACCAGTGGAAAGCTTTAAAAAAGACTTGGATTCAGATCGGACTTCTCTTATGCGTAGGATAGTAG ATCCAAGAGAGAGAGTGAAAGAAGATGACCTGGATGTAGTGCTGAGTCCCCAGCGGCGGAGCTTTGGAGGTGGCTGCCATGTGACAGCCTCTGTCAGCTCCCGGCGGGCAGGGAGCCCCCTGGAGAAGGACAGCGACGGCGTCCGTGTGATCGGCGGCCGCAGGATTGGCAGCGGCAGGATCATCTCCTCCAGGAACTTCGACAAGGACCATCGGGGCGGGGATTCCAGGGATGTGAGAGACCGGGATCGTGACAGGGACTACAAAGATAAACGCTTCAGG AGGGAATTTGGTGACAGCAAACGTGTCTTTGGGGAGCGAAGAAGGAATGATTCCTACACTGAAGAGGAACCTGAGTGGTTCTCTGCTGGGCCTACAAGTCAGTCTGAAACCATTGAGCTCACAGGCTTTGATGATAAAATTTTGGAGGAAGACCACAAAGGGAGAAAACGTACGAGGAGACGCACAGCCTCACTGAAAGAAG gcaTAGAATGCAATGGTGGAGTGGCAGAAGAGGATGAAGTGCAGACTGTCCTTGCCAATGAAGCTCCAGCAGATCAAGAAGTTCCTAGAGAAGCCGTTTTACAAGAaccagctccaggagagtttgaCTTCAATGAGTTCTTTAACTTGGATAAAAGTGTTCCTGGCCTGGCTTCA ATGATAGAGGATGTGCTGGGGGAAGGTTCAGTGTCTGCCAGCAGGTTCAGCAGGTGGTTCTCTAATCCCAGTCGTTCTGGAAGTCGGTCAAGCAGCTTGAGATCTACCCCCCATGAGGAACTGGAGAGGCTAGCAG GTCTAGAGCAAGCCATTCTCTCCCCTGGCCAGAACTCTGGAAACTACTTTGCTCCCATTCCATTGGAAGACCACTCTGAAAACAAAGTGGACATCCTAGAAATGCTACAGAAAGCCAAAGTGGACTTAAAACCTCTTCTCTCAAGTCTTTCAGCCAACAAGGAAAAGCTTAGAGAGAGCA CACATTCAGGAGTTGTACTTTCAGTGGAGGAAGTTGAAGCTGGGCTAAAAGGTCTGAAAGTGGATCAGGAGGGGAAAATTGCCACTCCCTTTATGGCTGAGCAAATGGAAGAAGCCCTGAATGTCAGTGGCTCCAGACAGCTGAAGAAGGATGGGGACATGACTGCGTTTAACAAACTGGTCAGCAGCATGAAGGCAAGCGGGACTCTGCCTTCCCAGCCCAAAGTCAAT cAGAGCCTTGAAAGCCACTTAATGTCACCTCCAGAGATGTCAGGCCAGCCTCTATCAAAGAATATTCTGCAG GAACTTCTTGGTCCACCCATTAGCAGACCTGCTTCATCGAACGTCCTGAGTGGCCTGATCGGggggctggagcctgcagcctccctgctgaCACAGAGAGCCCCATCCCCCCCCATTCCCCCTGTGTTCCCAACACGAGCTGCTTCTGCAGATTACCTGCGCCACAGAATATCTTCACCCATTG GTTTTGGACAAGGTTCTCAGCAATTGCTTGGTGATCCATTTCCAGGTGTAAGGAAGCCCATGAGCCCAGTTGCTGCACAG ATGAGTCCCCTGGAGATCCAGCAAGCTGCTTTAGAGGGACTGGCACTCCCACATGACTTGGCTATACATGCAGCAAATTTCTATCAGCATGGCTTTGGTAAACCACAAATGGACAAAAGCAGAGATGGCTACAGAAACAG GCAGCAGCGAGTGACTAaatcccctgccccaggacacagagggaaTGCATcttctccagcccctgcagcatcCATCACGAGCATG CTGTCTCCTTCCTTCACACCTACCTCGGTGATACGCAAGATGTATGAGagcaaggagaaaagcaaagaggatCCAGTTTctgggaaaatgaaaatcagtgaTGTTAAAGATGAAAATCAGAGACCAAATGAAG GATTGGTCCAGAGAATGATGGCACAGGGGGTCCATCCGCAACATCTTCCTCTGCTGCAAGCAG GTATGCTTCCTCCTGGAGTGGACCTGTCTCACTTGCAGGGAATATCTGCTCCCATCCTTGGCCAGCCATTTTATCCACTACCAACAGCAAGCCATCACATCTTAAATCCACGCTCGGGGACACCTTTGCAGCTCGCTATGATGCAACAGCAGCTACAACGATCAG gctctggagcacaaggaTCACCTGCTGGTGCACAAACAGCCCCTCAAAATGTGCTGCCTCGGACTGGATTATCTcatgggcacacacagcttGACCATCGCCCCAGCCAGAGAAGTAGCTCTCCCATTGGCCTTGCAAAATGGTTTGGTTCAGATGTTTTGCAGCAGCCTCTTCCATCCATGCCATCCAAAGTCATCAGTGTAGATGAACTGGAATACCGACAGTGA
- the EIF4ENIF1 gene encoding eukaryotic translation initiation factor 4E transporter isoform X4 has product MDKRGGATETENGDAFLELNRTATKYPHRYTKEELLDIKERPYSKKRPSCLSEKYDSDGVWDPEKWHASLYPTSGRTSPVESFKKDLDSDRTSLMRRIVDPRERVKEDDLDVVLSPQRRSFGGGCHVTASVSSRRAGSPLEKDSDGVRVIGGRRIGSGRIISSRNFDKDHRGGDSRDVRDRDRDRDYKDKRFRREFGDSKRVFGERRRNDSYTEEEPEWFSAGPTSQSETIELTGFDDKILEEDHKGRKRTRRRTASLKEGIECNGGVAEEDEVQTVLANEAPADQEVPREAVLQEPAPGEFDFNEFFNLDKSVPGLASMIEDVLGEGSVSASRFSRWFSNPSRSGSRSSSLRSTPHEELERLAGLEQAILSPGQNSGNYFAPIPLEDHSENKVDILEMLQKAKVDLKPLLSSLSANKEKLRESTHSGVVLSVEEVEAGLKGLKVDQEGKIATPFMAEQMEEALNVSGSRQLKKDGDMTAFNKLVSSMKASGTLPSQPKVNSLESHLMSPPEMSGQPLSKNILQELLGPPISRPASSNVLSGLIGGLEPAASLLTQRAPSPPIPPVFPTRAASADYLRHRISSPIGFGQGSQQLLGDPFPGVRKPMSPVAAQMSPLEIQQAALEGLALPHDLAIHAANFYQHGFGKPQMDKSRDGYRNRQQRVTKSPAPGHRGNASSPAPAASITSMLSPSFTPTSVIRKMYESKEKSKEDPVSGKMKISDVKDENQRPNEGTKLPALQRSACSTPLTQANRCTKEQDYRPKSAGRKTPTMASPVPGGPFLRPVHQVPLVPHVPLVRPAHQLHPGLVQRMMAQGVHPQHLPLLQAGMLPPGVDLSHLQGISAPILGQPFYPLPTASHHILNPRSGTPLQLAMMQQQLQRSGSGAQGSPAGAQTAPQNVLPRTGLSHGHTQLDHRPSQRSSSPIGLAKWFGSDVLQQPLPSMPSKVISVDELEYRQ; this is encoded by the exons ATGGATAAAAGAGGAGGTGcaacagaaactgaaaatggCGATGCTTTCCTGGAGCTGAACAGAACTGCAACTAAATACCCACATCGTTACACAAAG gaggAACTGCTGGATATTAAAGAGCGTCCCTACTCTAAGAAAAGACCTTCTtgtctttctgaaaaatatgacaG tgATGGTGTCTGGGATCCAGAGAAGTGGCATGCATCTTTATATCCAACTTCAGGAAGAACTTCACCAGTGGAAAGCTTTAAAAAAGACTTGGATTCAGATCGGACTTCTCTTATGCGTAGGATAGTAG ATCCAAGAGAGAGAGTGAAAGAAGATGACCTGGATGTAGTGCTGAGTCCCCAGCGGCGGAGCTTTGGAGGTGGCTGCCATGTGACAGCCTCTGTCAGCTCCCGGCGGGCAGGGAGCCCCCTGGAGAAGGACAGCGACGGCGTCCGTGTGATCGGCGGCCGCAGGATTGGCAGCGGCAGGATCATCTCCTCCAGGAACTTCGACAAGGACCATCGGGGCGGGGATTCCAGGGATGTGAGAGACCGGGATCGTGACAGGGACTACAAAGATAAACGCTTCAGG AGGGAATTTGGTGACAGCAAACGTGTCTTTGGGGAGCGAAGAAGGAATGATTCCTACACTGAAGAGGAACCTGAGTGGTTCTCTGCTGGGCCTACAAGTCAGTCTGAAACCATTGAGCTCACAGGCTTTGATGATAAAATTTTGGAGGAAGACCACAAAGGGAGAAAACGTACGAGGAGACGCACAGCCTCACTGAAAGAAG gcaTAGAATGCAATGGTGGAGTGGCAGAAGAGGATGAAGTGCAGACTGTCCTTGCCAATGAAGCTCCAGCAGATCAAGAAGTTCCTAGAGAAGCCGTTTTACAAGAaccagctccaggagagtttgaCTTCAATGAGTTCTTTAACTTGGATAAAAGTGTTCCTGGCCTGGCTTCA ATGATAGAGGATGTGCTGGGGGAAGGTTCAGTGTCTGCCAGCAGGTTCAGCAGGTGGTTCTCTAATCCCAGTCGTTCTGGAAGTCGGTCAAGCAGCTTGAGATCTACCCCCCATGAGGAACTGGAGAGGCTAGCAG GTCTAGAGCAAGCCATTCTCTCCCCTGGCCAGAACTCTGGAAACTACTTTGCTCCCATTCCATTGGAAGACCACTCTGAAAACAAAGTGGACATCCTAGAAATGCTACAGAAAGCCAAAGTGGACTTAAAACCTCTTCTCTCAAGTCTTTCAGCCAACAAGGAAAAGCTTAGAGAGAGCA CACATTCAGGAGTTGTACTTTCAGTGGAGGAAGTTGAAGCTGGGCTAAAAGGTCTGAAAGTGGATCAGGAGGGGAAAATTGCCACTCCCTTTATGGCTGAGCAAATGGAAGAAGCCCTGAATGTCAGTGGCTCCAGACAGCTGAAGAAGGATGGGGACATGACTGCGTTTAACAAACTGGTCAGCAGCATGAAGGCAAGCGGGACTCTGCCTTCCCAGCCCAAAGTCAAT AGCCTTGAAAGCCACTTAATGTCACCTCCAGAGATGTCAGGCCAGCCTCTATCAAAGAATATTCTGCAG GAACTTCTTGGTCCACCCATTAGCAGACCTGCTTCATCGAACGTCCTGAGTGGCCTGATCGGggggctggagcctgcagcctccctgctgaCACAGAGAGCCCCATCCCCCCCCATTCCCCCTGTGTTCCCAACACGAGCTGCTTCTGCAGATTACCTGCGCCACAGAATATCTTCACCCATTG GTTTTGGACAAGGTTCTCAGCAATTGCTTGGTGATCCATTTCCAGGTGTAAGGAAGCCCATGAGCCCAGTTGCTGCACAG ATGAGTCCCCTGGAGATCCAGCAAGCTGCTTTAGAGGGACTGGCACTCCCACATGACTTGGCTATACATGCAGCAAATTTCTATCAGCATGGCTTTGGTAAACCACAAATGGACAAAAGCAGAGATGGCTACAGAAACAG GCAGCAGCGAGTGACTAaatcccctgccccaggacacagagggaaTGCATcttctccagcccctgcagcatcCATCACGAGCATG CTGTCTCCTTCCTTCACACCTACCTCGGTGATACGCAAGATGTATGAGagcaaggagaaaagcaaagaggatCCAGTTTctgggaaaatgaaaatcagtgaTGTTAAAGATGAAAATCAGAGACCAAATGAAG GTACCAAACTACCTGCACTGCAACGCTCTGCATGTTCCACACCTCTTACCCAAGCAAATCGTTGCACCAAAGAGCAAGACTACAGGCCCAAATCAGCTGGTAGGAAGACTCCTACAATGGCCTCCCCAGTACCAGGAGGCCCTTTCCTTCGTCCTGTTCATCAAGTACCCCTTGTTCCCCATGTACCACTTGTACGACCTGCTCATCAACTGCACCCAGGATTGGTCCAGAGAATGATGGCACAGGGGGTCCATCCGCAACATCTTCCTCTGCTGCAAGCAG GTATGCTTCCTCCTGGAGTGGACCTGTCTCACTTGCAGGGAATATCTGCTCCCATCCTTGGCCAGCCATTTTATCCACTACCAACAGCAAGCCATCACATCTTAAATCCACGCTCGGGGACACCTTTGCAGCTCGCTATGATGCAACAGCAGCTACAACGATCAG gctctggagcacaaggaTCACCTGCTGGTGCACAAACAGCCCCTCAAAATGTGCTGCCTCGGACTGGATTATCTcatgggcacacacagcttGACCATCGCCCCAGCCAGAGAAGTAGCTCTCCCATTGGCCTTGCAAAATGGTTTGGTTCAGATGTTTTGCAGCAGCCTCTTCCATCCATGCCATCCAAAGTCATCAGTGTAGATGAACTGGAATACCGACAGTGA
- the EIF4ENIF1 gene encoding eukaryotic translation initiation factor 4E transporter isoform X3, giving the protein MDKRGGATETENGDAFLELNRTATKYPHRYTKEELLDIKERPYSKKRPSCLSEKYDSDGVWDPEKWHASLYPTSGRTSPVESFKKDLDSDRTSLMRRIVDPRERVKEDDLDVVLSPQRRSFGGGCHVTASVSSRRAGSPLEKDSDGVRVIGGRRIGSGRIISSRNFDKDHRGGDSRDVRDRDRDRDYKDKRFRREFGDSKRVFGERRRNDSYTEEEPEWFSAGPTSQSETIELTGFDDKILEEDHKGRKRTRRRTASLKEGIECNGGVAEEDEVQTVLANEAPADQEVPREAVLQEPAPGEFDFNEFFNLDKSVPGLASMIEDVLGEGSVSASRFSRWFSNPSRSGSRSSSLRSTPHEELERLAGLEQAILSPGQNSGNYFAPIPLEDHSENKVDILEMLQKAKVDLKPLLSSLSANKEKLRESTHSGVVLSVEEVEAGLKGLKVDQEGKIATPFMAEQMEEALNVSGSRQLKKDGDMTAFNKLVSSMKASGTLPSQPKVNQSLESHLMSPPEMSGQPLSKNILQELLGPPISRPASSNVLSGLIGGLEPAASLLTQRAPSPPIPPVFPTRAASADYLRHRISSPIGFGQGSQQLLGDPFPGVRKPMSPVAAQMSPLEIQQAALEGLALPHDLAIHAANFYQHGFGKPQMDKSRDGYRNRQQRVTKSPAPGHRGNASSPAPAASITSMLSPSFTPTSVIRKMYESKEKSKEDPVSGKMKISDVKDENQRPNEGTKLPALQRSACSTPLTQANRCTKEQDYRPKSAGRKTPTMASPVPGGPFLRPVHQVPLVPHVPLVRPAHQLHPGLVQRMMAQGVHPQHLPLLQAGMLPPGVDLSHLQGISAPILGQPFYPLPTASHHILNPRSGTPLQLAMMQQQLQRSGSGAQGSPAGAQTAPQNVLPRTGLSHGHTQLDHRPSQRSSSPIGLAKWFGSDVLQQPLPSMPSKVISVDELEYRQ; this is encoded by the exons ATGGATAAAAGAGGAGGTGcaacagaaactgaaaatggCGATGCTTTCCTGGAGCTGAACAGAACTGCAACTAAATACCCACATCGTTACACAAAG gaggAACTGCTGGATATTAAAGAGCGTCCCTACTCTAAGAAAAGACCTTCTtgtctttctgaaaaatatgacaG tgATGGTGTCTGGGATCCAGAGAAGTGGCATGCATCTTTATATCCAACTTCAGGAAGAACTTCACCAGTGGAAAGCTTTAAAAAAGACTTGGATTCAGATCGGACTTCTCTTATGCGTAGGATAGTAG ATCCAAGAGAGAGAGTGAAAGAAGATGACCTGGATGTAGTGCTGAGTCCCCAGCGGCGGAGCTTTGGAGGTGGCTGCCATGTGACAGCCTCTGTCAGCTCCCGGCGGGCAGGGAGCCCCCTGGAGAAGGACAGCGACGGCGTCCGTGTGATCGGCGGCCGCAGGATTGGCAGCGGCAGGATCATCTCCTCCAGGAACTTCGACAAGGACCATCGGGGCGGGGATTCCAGGGATGTGAGAGACCGGGATCGTGACAGGGACTACAAAGATAAACGCTTCAGG AGGGAATTTGGTGACAGCAAACGTGTCTTTGGGGAGCGAAGAAGGAATGATTCCTACACTGAAGAGGAACCTGAGTGGTTCTCTGCTGGGCCTACAAGTCAGTCTGAAACCATTGAGCTCACAGGCTTTGATGATAAAATTTTGGAGGAAGACCACAAAGGGAGAAAACGTACGAGGAGACGCACAGCCTCACTGAAAGAAG gcaTAGAATGCAATGGTGGAGTGGCAGAAGAGGATGAAGTGCAGACTGTCCTTGCCAATGAAGCTCCAGCAGATCAAGAAGTTCCTAGAGAAGCCGTTTTACAAGAaccagctccaggagagtttgaCTTCAATGAGTTCTTTAACTTGGATAAAAGTGTTCCTGGCCTGGCTTCA ATGATAGAGGATGTGCTGGGGGAAGGTTCAGTGTCTGCCAGCAGGTTCAGCAGGTGGTTCTCTAATCCCAGTCGTTCTGGAAGTCGGTCAAGCAGCTTGAGATCTACCCCCCATGAGGAACTGGAGAGGCTAGCAG GTCTAGAGCAAGCCATTCTCTCCCCTGGCCAGAACTCTGGAAACTACTTTGCTCCCATTCCATTGGAAGACCACTCTGAAAACAAAGTGGACATCCTAGAAATGCTACAGAAAGCCAAAGTGGACTTAAAACCTCTTCTCTCAAGTCTTTCAGCCAACAAGGAAAAGCTTAGAGAGAGCA CACATTCAGGAGTTGTACTTTCAGTGGAGGAAGTTGAAGCTGGGCTAAAAGGTCTGAAAGTGGATCAGGAGGGGAAAATTGCCACTCCCTTTATGGCTGAGCAAATGGAAGAAGCCCTGAATGTCAGTGGCTCCAGACAGCTGAAGAAGGATGGGGACATGACTGCGTTTAACAAACTGGTCAGCAGCATGAAGGCAAGCGGGACTCTGCCTTCCCAGCCCAAAGTCAAT cAGAGCCTTGAAAGCCACTTAATGTCACCTCCAGAGATGTCAGGCCAGCCTCTATCAAAGAATATTCTGCAG GAACTTCTTGGTCCACCCATTAGCAGACCTGCTTCATCGAACGTCCTGAGTGGCCTGATCGGggggctggagcctgcagcctccctgctgaCACAGAGAGCCCCATCCCCCCCCATTCCCCCTGTGTTCCCAACACGAGCTGCTTCTGCAGATTACCTGCGCCACAGAATATCTTCACCCATTG GTTTTGGACAAGGTTCTCAGCAATTGCTTGGTGATCCATTTCCAGGTGTAAGGAAGCCCATGAGCCCAGTTGCTGCACAG ATGAGTCCCCTGGAGATCCAGCAAGCTGCTTTAGAGGGACTGGCACTCCCACATGACTTGGCTATACATGCAGCAAATTTCTATCAGCATGGCTTTGGTAAACCACAAATGGACAAAAGCAGAGATGGCTACAGAAACAG GCAGCAGCGAGTGACTAaatcccctgccccaggacacagagggaaTGCATcttctccagcccctgcagcatcCATCACGAGCATG CTGTCTCCTTCCTTCACACCTACCTCGGTGATACGCAAGATGTATGAGagcaaggagaaaagcaaagaggatCCAGTTTctgggaaaatgaaaatcagtgaTGTTAAAGATGAAAATCAGAGACCAAATGAAG GTACCAAACTACCTGCACTGCAACGCTCTGCATGTTCCACACCTCTTACCCAAGCAAATCGTTGCACCAAAGAGCAAGACTACAGGCCCAAATCAGCTGGTAGGAAGACTCCTACAATGGCCTCCCCAGTACCAGGAGGCCCTTTCCTTCGTCCTGTTCATCAAGTACCCCTTGTTCCCCATGTACCACTTGTACGACCTGCTCATCAACTGCACCCAGGATTGGTCCAGAGAATGATGGCACAGGGGGTCCATCCGCAACATCTTCCTCTGCTGCAAGCAG GTATGCTTCCTCCTGGAGTGGACCTGTCTCACTTGCAGGGAATATCTGCTCCCATCCTTGGCCAGCCATTTTATCCACTACCAACAGCAAGCCATCACATCTTAAATCCACGCTCGGGGACACCTTTGCAGCTCGCTATGATGCAACAGCAGCTACAACGATCAG gctctggagcacaaggaTCACCTGCTGGTGCACAAACAGCCCCTCAAAATGTGCTGCCTCGGACTGGATTATCTcatgggcacacacagcttGACCATCGCCCCAGCCAGAGAAGTAGCTCTCCCATTGGCCTTGCAAAATGGTTTGGTTCAGATGTTTTGCAGCAGCCTCTTCCATCCATGCCATCCAAAGTCATCAGTGTAGATGAACTGGAATACCGACAGTGA